CAAAACACTGCAAAATTATTTCTACCAGTACTGGGTTTGATCAAATTCTTGAAAAAGTAACTACCCAAAAAGTAATCAATTTGATACAAAAACAATAGAGAATAATACATAGCTTACATGATCAGCATGTACCAGAATCAACAAGGTAGCCATAGCACAAAGATTGTCTAGCTGAATAACAGCCAATATACCAAGGTCCAGTTTTACAGACATACAAACTTTAACCCCCCCCCGAGTAAAATTTCTTATTACATGCTCTTCCTTCGTGGTTAGCGATAGGGTTCAGTTTTCAACGCCAAGATTAACTTTAGCGACCTGGTTTATGAAACCGGCCCCGGAAATACACTTGCATGAGACAACATGAAATATCGTCATGCAAACAGCACCTCAGCAAATCATCATAACAATTCCCTGACATATTCATTTATGAGACATGAAAAcctgaataatcaatttgatggctgcattttgaaaaatcgaaaataaaattgcAACAGTTTCTCTAAATAATCGAGAGAGCTCCCCGAGTGAAAATCGTTTAGTATTCAAGGAAAACATGAATAGAATAGTCGTCGTTGCTAAAGATTTGATTGTATGAATGCCCAAAAATGCGAGAATAGACTGGGATTAAAAAATTTCTGAACTTCGGTCGTGACAGCAATACTCGATATGAATATGATCTATAGAACACTATAGAACAGTTACAGTTAAGATGCAGATATGAAACTGGTTATCAAAAACATTTCACTCGTACATATTCAAGCTTAGTGCAGTACGAAATATTTAAACTCAGCGTTGATGTTTTTGTAGTTTCCAACACGAGTAACAAccatttgaaattagaaatagtAGCGTTGAGAATGAACTAGATTTTGAGTTCATTATTGGTATTTGAATTGAACCCTATAAAGAGTAGTAGTGGTTATCAGGCAGAAAGATGCAGATGGAAAGCCAACCAACCATAAAAGGCTTTAGATAGATGCTTTGTTCATACCGGGTATCTGCTGCTCTCGTTACGAGCGCTGCGATCACACAGATACCATTTGGCCCGGGTTAAACTGGCTGAAACCAGACCAGAATCAAATTTGACCTGTGTTTAATTAGAGGGCACATTTGCGTGTAAATCACTAGAATGCCATCAAAGCAATACTGTGGCAAACAAGGTGAGTCACTTGCACAACTAGTTGGCATTCACGTGAAATTGACCGCTGCTAAAATTCGATACAGGCCTGGACCGCTGTTTTCCGTCAAGACAAATTTGGCCTGTATCAAACAGGCGCTGATCTATTTGGCACCAGTGTGAACGGTTGGCCTGGGTCAAAAGCGCTTGCATGATTGTGGctcatattcaatcaaaatctcTTACTTTCATTCCCTAACCTCAGGGCACAAAATTGTACTTTTCGCGCTAAGAGCTAAATTAAGACttgaatttgactctagaACTGTGTAACAGTGAAGCAACCTCTtaaaatccatataatatatagATCCACATATACCGATATTAATACATAGACTTACAATATTGAACATGAAGGTAGATATATCTTAACAACTATATGACATGGATGTGATGTATTTTTACATAGTAATCGATTATATCattatacacatgtatctattCAAGTCAAACAtaaaataatttactatatcTATAGTTTTGCATAAACACAACCACCGTCGGTGCAAAGAATCTGATCGGACTGAAGTCTTTCTCCTTCGAATACGTTTAAAGAACattataaagaaaaataatacCTTTATAATTCGGTTTCATACGAACAGATTCAAGTCTACACCTGGCGGCACCTAAGGGTTTCTCCTTGTACCTGATTTAGAACAAGAGACAGAGCAGGGGGTAATGGAGGCAAACTACGAATTAACATATCCTACATAAGCTATGGACACATATAAAATTCTGGCGTCATTTGATGAGTGAAGTTATACAATATAATATAAACAGCACCTTTTGAAGACCACACTTTCAAATGACACCAAAATTCCGAACGTAAATATCGTTTTATGTACATCGAGTTAAAATGGACATTCCAGAGATATCTGGTACTTTGAGGAGAAAGTAAGATGGAGGATGGGAGAGGCTGCAAATTGGCAGAGAGCTGCTCTTTAAATTGAGGTATAAAACAATATCGAGCCGGCTTAGTTGGTTGTGACCGAGGGTAGCTCTTTAGGATTGAACGACCGAAATACGAATTCCACGTTGCTGTCTTCGGTCTGCTGTCTCTACCATGTGTGAGGCAGAATTTGCAATACATTTGAGGACAGGTAATcatctgataatgataataatgacaataataataatatagcTGCCTTGAAATACACATTATTACCAGTTGATCAGCAGACTGACAGACTTGCAGCAGATACCTGCCCATTCACTAGCAGACTTGCAGCCGATAAAAATTCCAATAATCAGAGATCTTGAAAATATCGCAAAATCGCAACTGACCACCCTCCTAAGAATCATGATTCTGTTCGAATTGATTAAAATTGTACCAGACACACCCGTAGAATGTCCATAAACCATGCAAATATGAAATTAGACAATACACAAGTGAGTTTATGAACTGTACATTGACCTgaggaaaaaaaacaaatatatgtAAACACACATTCATAGAAACATACGCACAtgcacacacacgcacacacataAATGTACATGTTCCATTATGTATGTTGTACATGCACATACATGTAAATATACATggatgaatatgaataatttgGGGACGCCAACCAGGATGATCTTAGATCACTTTTACCACTGCTTCTCCAAGAAAAGTTGCAGAAAACCTCTTTGCTCCAATTCAAAAAGTTGAACAGAATATCATTTATTACCGTAGCAGAATTTCAAAGGCTGCATCTAAATGGGAGAGGGCAGGTCCCGAATGACAGCCTATACACAGTTGAGTCAAGAATTATTCAATCTGAATCGACATACCGATATGTGAAAACCTAAACATGGCTTCATGCAACAAACCGACCGCGACTTTGAAAATTTGGCTCGAAATGTGACTGAATTGTAACCGAACATCCACAAAAAGAACTAGGTTTCAAGCATTTTTACAACATAAAATGAGTGCATGATAAGCATTCGCTTTTCAGCTCAATTCATTTAGAACAAATTTCCAACCCATACGATACGTCATTAcataaatgaaactaaatCAGTCTTGCAGCATATTGTAGGCGATTCAGTGTATGACCGAATCATTACACTATGACGGAAATAAACAGACAAGAGCATAAAAACGGATGGCGTCTATTCTTTTCATTTGCGTTACCCGTTTCAACCGCTAATTTTCATTACTAATTCAACGTAATCATTCCACTATTTCATCACTTAAAGAAGTCATGGTACAATGTGACATATATTGAATGTCGCGGGGAGTGCGTGACGTACAACCCTCCCTACCCGATCTGTTCCGCCCTCCCCCGGCGATTCAATGCAACCATACACACATATGAACACGATATATAAAACCAATAATATAATGCAGGTTTATGAATGAAACCCGTGGACCCGTTTAgttgaataaatataaaataacattacattttgataaaaacccCTATGCACACGAGAAAGAGAAGATTATTCAGGAAATGGTCGAACATCTTCATACCACTCAAGATTCATCTTAAAACAACGTAGCAGATGGAAGACCAATCAGCAATTTTTGCCTATTGGTCATagcataatttgaaaatgtaaacTATTACAAGATATCCAGTGAGTGGAACCATTCACTTTTTGCGAGTGGAAAATATGACCGAATGAAAAAGACCGTGTTTCATAATCGACCAAATTGATCACTTCTCTGCATTGGGTTTTTAATACAGTACACCAGCATCGTTGTTTTGAATAAGTGACCAGGTAAAAAGGCGGCGTCATAACTAATCACTGATAAGAATAATTGTCACTAAGTAAAGAGGAAAGTATGAAAACTTAAAGTGCCAATTTAGACTGAATATCCTTACAGAAATGATGGCTCTCTCAAATGTACAATTTTGCTACGGACATCAGAAATGGCAATATCAATCCAAGGCTGTAATTAAGAACCAAAGGGCTCCCACTAATGTCTATCTACCGATGAATGGGTTTCCTCTGCAACTAAACCCCATCAGAAATATCATTTGTACTACATAAACCATATTTAATCCATTGATTCTTCGAGAAACACTGGCCAATCATCTTAATGATAACAAGATTAATGGTAGCAATAGGGTTGGGTTGGATGGAAAATTGAGGTTTAAATTTCTTCCAATTTTAAGTTCATTCTCTCTCACTTATACAACTAAGTGATTAGAGTGCATAGCAAATTATTCAGAAATCTAACCCTTTTTTCAgatcaaaaatatttgtttttcctgAATCCTGAATCTGATAAAGCAAGTTTTCATCCATGACAGACCTACTCCACCTTCTCCAAGCCTGAATGACAATCTACTGGGTATAATAAGATGGAAAACCAAACCCATAGTGAAGTTCTTGGAGAAATAAGACTTAAAACTATTACCCAAAGCCTAATCCTAAACGAAAAAAATTTTGGTTGGGAAAACATCAGCATTATCCACTTTTCAGCAATACGCTGCCATGTTTCACCGATTATCAAAGTCTAATCAATACGATTTGCACGATATGTGAAAGATTTATCTATTTCTATGCCCACTTATACTGGCCACATCAATTCCCTGAATGGATTCCGTTTTTCTAGCTATCTACCTGCCAATTCCTAACAAcattcataaaaaaatgataacaaCGTCAACAACACAaacataaaatctaaaagtgcAGAGAAAGATGATTACGAAAAATTTCCTAGCACTGAACAACAACTAAATAGGCCATGTACAAAAAATATGACATTGCCTCGATATCAGCAACTTTTAAAAcctgaatttgtttttcttcaaaatgataataacCCGAGTTTGTAGTATTCAAAGCCAATTATAACAACATACCCCACACAGGTTGCGATTAGTTTACTGGAAACATTGGCCAGACCGGGCCATACATAAACCTGTAGCCCTCCCCCCCCTTTTAAAACCTAAACAACCTATTTCCAACTGAGCAAGGCTATATTCAGAAACTCAAACATTATAGAAATATACAATAAGCATCGATCATTCAACTTCCTTCAAAAAATGTTCTCCATCAAAAGTTGATGTAATAAGATATACCtgttatcatttcaaatcatttctaatcgtcgaaatatatatatatatatatatacatgtacatgtatatatatgagaAGCCATAAACTGAAATAAGAGCTACAAATCACTTTCCTGAGAGCGTACAGAGCAAAAACCGAATTGATTGGATCTTTTAACCAACAACAAACACAACTGACTTCTTCTGAATTAATTGAGCAATATTTCGATTATTCAGCAAGCGTGTCATAGATAGTCATAGGAGCGTTATAAATAGCAGTACGTTGAAaatttgttatatatatatatatatatatatatatatatatatatatatatatataatgacaTTGTAAGCCAACTACGTCAACGAGCCTCAATCAATACAGGCATCAATACAACTTGACAACAGGACTAGTAAAAATACAGTTTCATCTCAGCAATCATACGTTCAAATTACATACCGGCGCAgagaaaatttacaaatacatCCGCTTCATCCCACTGAGCCCATCCAGCAACCATAGCTGAGCATAGGTGATTTTTCTATCATCGTTAGAAGTTAAAACATAATTGAGCTCAACACAGATATTTGTATGGAAATTTCACTCGTTTAtactaaaaaaaatattcttttcccCTATTATAGCcattcatcaatatatcagtgggaaacatttcatatttgaagtaattagtaattcgtTGAATCTCCCACAACCTCCGAAAGTtagttttcaattaaaatgtgATGGTTCATATCGGTAATTTGTTGAACATGGCGGCGCCCACGATAGATGCCGAATCAAATTTACCAAATCGATACTTGTCGAAGAAAGTTGGCATTTGGGAGTTCAAAGAGTTAAAACGTGTACTATGGTCACAACATCATCAATCTAAGGATGTATAAAGGGGTTGGGTGTCTTTTTGCCTGGTCACGTAATTCGAAATTCCGTACATGATATAGCACCACCTGGTGGCGCAACGATGTACTCTTCGACAACAACCTATTACAATCACTACAGGACTACTTTTCGACGGATGAAGAATTCTAACAACGATGCTGCTGTCTGTTAACTAAAAAATCGGCAATGTAAGTTGTCTCGTCAACAGCTGAATCGCGGCACTGTGTACGCGTGTGTACACACATTGTCGACACTTCACGACAAAAATAATGCTGCCATTATATTATTCACAGTCAAAACTGAATACCAATAATGCTGCATGACCTGAAGGCACCCCAAATATATAGAACTATTACCCTCGACGAACGGTAACACCcatatttcaatcattttttttagaaGTCATTTTTGCCACAAGTAGAGGCGAAATTGTTCAGAGCAAATCAATTAGGTTTACTGGTAATGATAAACGACATTTGTTTCGATCatttaatttatcaatttgctCAAACCGGCAGTTGTCATCTGCCATCTTACTAAACCAATAATCTAAAGCGTTGCATTCGTTgcatcaggggcggatccaagggGAGGGTGCAGGGGGTGCGCTCCCCCTAAAAATGTAAAGTTGCCCTGAAATTTTatggaaaaaagaaaaatatcaaacctatCGACTTTATATTCATAAGCACGTTctctgtatttccaaaaatgagtTAATGTTTTGAGATGAGCTCTCTTTCGGGGTTCCATTTCGACTAATATGCACTATTTTTGCGGCGCACCCCTCCCTTAATCCaaccctagatccgccccagCGCATAAATCAGTTTCGATAGCTTACAAAACCGAGTAAATCAAAACCTAATCGGTTCATTCTGACCAAATGCGCCTTAGATGAATATACTTGCTTACTATATGTGACTGACAGTATAGATATAGACATACATAAAGGCTTCTAGTggcaaaatttaaaaatgaaactcgTCGAGAATTTTACAGTCAAAATCTAACAAGTACAGAGTTTGTTTCACAACGGCGATTGAAATTCTTCAATGTACTAAAATGAACCTACACTgacattagttttttttttagtttgtGAAGAATTTCGGCTCCAATTGAATTCATTCGATAATCTTTTTgccattgatattttcttgttAGTGGACCTTTCTCCTTTTTCAGAGGTGACACTCCAAGTCATCTTTGGTTAATTTTCGGCCAGATTCAACAATAAATGCGCTACACGATAGATACCACTTGAATTCTGGTGGCCGAGTACTATACAGCCATTGGAACAGTCGAACTCGGAGTCGATTCACCACTGCTCTCCCCACGGCGACGATTCTTCACTTTATTTTTCTTCCTACTAGGACCTGGTAAAAACATAGAAGTTTAGAGAGTTAGACTAGTGGTTACTCGTGCTCATTACTTAGGAacaaggtttgaaatgctcaacagtctgaaaatatgtaatttgaaaatactaagttattctacaactcaacgccccctggtgaccatataaaaaaaccaatgactttgaaactcaccacaatcatagcaACATGTCATGAAACACTTTTTTGCGATTTTTGCGATTAGTGTATAGAAATCAACATCTTCCAATTTGAAATTCTCGATTATTTAGAATAAGAACATGACAGATCTGAGCGctcatttcaaattcaagtaccGGGTAAGTATGGATGAATTCGGGGGGGCCAAAAGGACACAattttggtggcccacctcatcaaatcttatGTCATATGATAGCCttgactatttactacaaaataacagGAACTTGTTATACGTAAAAATAAATCGGGAATGAGCTATTTTGTATCGtgataaatttggattttcccttgaattttctgaggagttATAGGCACCacatagtgaaattcctgagtgctCATGGGTTAAACATCAACAACATGGACCAAACCCTGCATTTAAGATGGAGAAACATGAATAGTTACTTACCTGTGTGTGTATGAATAAACCATAACGAGGCAGTCAGTAGCACACCTATAATAAACGCCGCGAAAGCAATACCGACCACCGTACCGGAATCCAATCCCTGAACGATTATCGGACCCGTCTGATCCAAGTTTCCTTGACCAGAGTTTTCTCCATGCGGCGATCGATTATTCTGATTGCCCATTGGCCCTCTCGGGAATTTATTTCCTCCTCCGATACTTTGACCACCGAACACGCCTGTAAATAACGGTCGTAGAACCACATTCAATTGTCTATCACATCGATCGTAGGACAACATCGCGAAAGTAACAACGTCAAAATTGATAACGGAATAGTTGC
This Tubulanus polymorphus chromosome 7, tnTubPoly1.2, whole genome shotgun sequence DNA region includes the following protein-coding sequences:
- the LOC141908605 gene encoding endoglin-like, which gives rise to MPFLTDPSKGVFGGQSIGGGNKFPRGPMGNQNNRSPHGENSGQGNLDQTGPIIVQGLDSGTVVGIAFAAFIIGVLLTASLWFIHTHTGPSRKKNKVKNRRRGESSGESTPSSTVPMAV